The sequence below is a genomic window from Phyllostomus discolor isolate MPI-MPIP mPhyDis1 chromosome 11, mPhyDis1.pri.v3, whole genome shotgun sequence.
TTCTGTTAAGTAAGTTTTAAAAGACAGTGTGTTTGCTTTGGTCAGGTGTTTTGGCCTACCGTTCTCATGGCCTCCCTACCACACAATAGCATGATTAACATCCACCTGTAATATGTTTACTTCTCGAGAACTGGAAAAATGTTAGTTTATCACATCACTCCAAGTGGTTCTGTCGTACTACGAACAGAAACCGAGGACCACAgatacattaaaaatgtcatgttagccctggctggcatagctcagtgggttgagcatgggctgcgaaccaaagtgtcgcaggttcaattcccagtcagggcacatgcctgggttgcaggccatgacccccagcaaccacacattgatgttcctctctctctctctttctccctcccttccctctctaaaaataaataaataaaatcttttaaaaaatgtcatgttGAGGGATGTATTATCCATAATGGTCAGGAATTCTGAATTCGATACACAATACAATGGGGGAAATTCAATTAATACTCTATTATGGTGACAGTATTCACAGCCCAGGCACTAACTAACGGGGTGACTTGGGGCGTCATCTCTAAAATGCAGTGGCCTCAGGTgtgagtaaagaaaaacaaaattacctGCCTCACCGGGGTGAAATGAGAACTGAATGGATTCCGCAGATCACTGGTCCCTTTGGCGTGTGGGGCTCAGATAAGTTAGAAAAACACTTCATACTACAGTTAGTACACAGTgtacccaccccttccccccaggagGGTGGTAAGAGGCCACCAACACACTATAAGACCCTGTGAGTTCTGCCGCAGTGAGGTCTACGAAGTTTCCACAGCCAAGTGTTTCTCAAATCTACTTGTTtccaaaattatttcacttttccctGTTAATGCCTATTGGCACACCCTGGAATCAGTGCTCCTCGGAACTCACTTGAGGGTGATCCCTTCCGAGCACAGAAAGGTGAACTTGAATGACATCCCAACGAAAGCTTTTGAACGGGACGCTGCTGTTCTTTGTCATGGCACGGGACACACCTCtcttgggaagggaaggggactgGGGAGTTGGAGGACCAACAGTGTAACCCGATGACTCGGACCGCAGCATGCTATGCGCCTTGTAATACTGCATGAAATGGGGTAAAGCTCTCGGGGGTGTGTTTTAAGTGTTTAAAATAGGAATAGTTACAAATTTACATTCCGCCACTGGTTTTCTTTGTGAACAACAACATGATTTTGCCGGACAGCGAACCAATTTGCAGTATGTGAGGCAGCAAGGCTAACTGTCCCTGCCGACCCTGGCCTCCGCCGGacgtggctgtggctgtggctgtggccgCCGCTGGTACCAAAGGGGAGAAAGTCAAACATCAGATGACTTTCTTAGAAAAACCCCGCGTATTTGAAGTGAATAACATCGGCTCCatgtaaagaaaaggaagatttgATCATGGCAAAAATTAAGTGAATACAACCGTCTAcacaattcaaagaaaaaaagccttGCACAGCTTCAAACAGGACAGACTCAAGTGCAAAGCAATGGACAACTCCTTCTTCCAGCAGTGTTGAGAAtaattatcattgttatttttggCTTCAGAGACACAAGCTTGGGAAATAAAAACGAGTAACTCAGAACGAGGAAAAACTGAGCCCACTTGGCAGTGAAGAAACCAGGGGTTTGAGCACACCCTCAGGGGCCTCCAGCCGGCCACAGCTCCCTGTCCAAGGGCGAAGGATGCAAAACATAGCCCTGGACTGACGGCCGGCTTGTAATTTGCAGTTGGAGTCACACATCGAAATAAGCATTTCTGCCTAAGCATAGCATGGAAAAGATGTGGGTCTCTGCCTGCGGGGCTGCCTGGCACCAGGACTGGCTCAGGCCGGCAACACGCCTTAAAGGAGAACGCATGATAACCCGTCCTCTCCTCCTGCTCTAACTCTGCTCTTCGCTGCTGACAGCACACCGTCCCCAAATGACAACGCTGGACGGAGAGAGACTGCTAATCCACACGGAGCTTAACAGTTGACAGAAGTGTACGTCCTGGAAGGTTTTAAGCGAATAAAATTGGCTCACGTTTCTCAAAATATGTCCAGAACctatggcgggggggggggggttagttTAAAGCGCTTCTCGTGGGCCTCCCCGGGACCCACTGAGCCAGACTCTGGGGTGTGGCCTGGGACTCCCCACGGGGAATAAACTTCTCAGGTGAATTTCAGGGCCACTACAGAGTTAAAAGAATATTGTGCTGAATTCTGACATCAATTATTCATATGCAGAACTTGGAAGCTTCATAGGAAAATCTGAAAACCATGAGAAACTTTCCAAATTAAGGCTGAAAGCCCAAGTTTTTCAGGGGGaagaaagtacacacacacacacacacacacacacccaaaaccTGGTGACAATGATATTTTTtggaaatatgattttaaaacatcattaggGACAATCATATAAAATTTGATGCCTTAGATTTTATTAAAGGTCAGTGCATTCGTCGCCGTTCCTGCCTGTAACAAATGCAGAGCCGCCAGGTGCTGAGTGTGGCACAGGCTATTGGCTATCTGCACCGCATGTCCCTCCCACCCGGTCCTGATTGGCCAGACCCTGCTGACCCCGTTGCCTTCTCCAGCTGGAGCAGGTTCCTTTCTATCGTCGGTGCATGTGGGACAGGCGGGCGTGGTGGCGGGTGTGATCTGGGGCCCTGGGAAGTACCATTATTCAGCAAGAGTGCCACATCCTCCCTAAGGATGTTGGGGACCAGGGGGCTTTGCCCTCAGTCAAAGCTGGCTCAGGTATGGCCCTGCCCAGCGGCGGCGGCTTAGACTGGCTGGTTCCTGCAGGCCTTCCTGGCCTGTGATTCCACTTTTCCCCAGTGCACATGGCTTCACAGAGCTGGCCAAGGGCTGCCTGGGCCGGACTCTGTGGTCCGCAGTGTGGTCTTCAGGTCTCTGGGTTCGTAATTCCTCGCTGAAGACCCACTGCGTGAAAACTGCAGAGGGTGTACtaaggttttgtttttagttctccATCTGTGAAACCTTGTTTCTGGTAAAGGACAATGGTAagtgaaagaatatatatgatatgtattaTGTAATGTAtacataatattattatatatataatatatataatatatatataatatgtagtaAGAGCGAGAACTAAGTTCTGGAAGTAAACCGTCTCCCAGAAGTCGCCTTTTTAAAAACGTGAAACAGTTAACTGAGAACAAGAAGTGGTCTCAGAACCAGCGTTATCCGGGAACTGTATCAGGAACACAAATTCTTGGTCCCTGCACCCCACCAAACCTAGTGGATCAGAAACTCCCGGGCGGGGCCCCCCACATCTGTGTTTTATAAAGTCCTGCCGGTGATTCTGACGCGCATTCAAGTTTCAGAACCACTGGCTTGGATTTCAAGACGGCCCACCGGCACCTTAGGCTGTAGGCGAGAGGGATTCAGATGAAGTGTCCACAAGACGCCTTTGGCAGAGGAGCACAAGAGCCCTGCCCGCCCTTCCCACCGGCCCAGAAAGGCCCGGGTTTCTGAAAACGAGAGCGCCTCCAGTTAAAGGACACtgtccccctggctggcatagctcagtggattgagctcgggctgcgaaccaaagcatcacaggttcgattcccagtcagggcacatgcctgggttgcaggccacggcccccagcaaccgcacattgatgtttctctctctctctctttttctccctcctttccctctctaaaaataaataaataaaatcttaaaagaaagacaCCGTCACTATAAAGCCACTCCGCTCATGAATATGCCAACACATCCTGTATCTTATTCCTCAGCTGCCACTTGACAGAGAACATGGGTATGACAAAAAGCCAAGTGTGGTGTCATGTGACAGGTCAGGTTTAAAGTGGTCGAGGGCGGGGCATCCTAAGCCTCATCCGGAAGGGGTGAAAGACAGGCCCAGGTGGGACCGCGCCACGAGGGGGCTCTGGACGGGCAAGGATGCTTTCAGCAGACAGAGGAAGCGATGCTTGGAGAAACATGGTCAGCACCCCTGCCTTGAGCAGCCCCCCACTGTCAACAAACTGAGGAGATGGTCTCCTGTGGCTCCTTAGAACACAACAGGGGTGCCCCCATCGGAAAAAGAGCTGTTTGCTGCTGCTGAGCATTCTACACCCATCTTCTGCACGCGTGGGAGACTCCTATTCACACTAAACGTGGACTGCTCTGAATCTGAGACTCTCCCCGGGGCCTCCTCACGACAGTTTCCAAAGGTGAAATCTGTAAACTCAGATCCTGGCGTTGGCCAGCACCAGCGGACGGGACTTCCTTACGGTGTCGTCACAATGTTCTCATGACAGGTTTCCTTTGCAGAGCGTGCAAATAACATATTTTACCAGCACATACATTAAAAATCTCCGTCACGGTACTCAATACTACAACAGTGTTTGAAAGCACATAATTTTCTATtcgacacacacaaaaaagcaccCAGCATtaaagcctcaattttctcacagCACATTCCCACGCTATGCGAATGCTACCCTATTTGTTATACCTTCTATTTCCCAAAGGCTTTCGACATGCCTTTTAAAAACTCAGTTAGGGGTCAAAACTCAACCCAGACTTGTGTTTACAAATGATGACCAAAAAAAACACGGCTTCAAATATAAGAGGGAGACAGTGGCCTAGAAAGGTCATGTTCGAGTTGCTTTGGGGCAGACAGAAGTCGCGGGAGGGTTCCTCCCCCAGGCTGCAAGTGTCCGGGTGCAAGAGTCCTATCAGCTGTTCTGTCGGCTGACAGGTGACATTTCAGCCTCTAATCAACCGGAGCAAGATTATTCAAAATTGAGGCTGACATTCTGTCCTCTGACTAGTCCCAGCGTCCTGCCGGGGTGTGTGCCGCCTGATGTCACACCATATGTGCGCGCTGTGGACCCAGCAGGCGGCGGGCACCTGGCGGGATGCCTCTGGACCCTGCCGCCCTGCCGCTTCCTGTTGTTGCTGGAACAGCCCTCACTTCAGCTAAACATAACCCTCTGGGCGAACCATTTTTAGTACGAGCACTCGCCTTAGGGCCCGGCGCCCTCCCAGTTGACTCCGGTCCCGAGGCTCTGCCATCTGCCACCCGTGGAACCCACACAAAGCACTACTGTGGGCTTCTGCGATCTTCGAGAAACCTGCCCGGCTTATGAGACATTGCGTACGATGAGATGATTCGCCATGGAAGCGGATATGCACAGAAACCCAGACCCTTAGGAAAAGAACAACGGGAGGAATTCTTTTTGacgcattttttttttttgcttctgtcaGCTGGTTTTTCCAAAGCCTTCtccataatttattttccaattctaAATTTACTAGCATCTTGAGTAGTAGGATGTATTTACCTCCCTGAGCCCTCAAGAGCTTTGATTCAGAAAAACCCGCCTAGGTTTTACATtcggaatttttcttttttgccagatATGAAAACTATATGTGGGAACTGAGAGAATGCCAACTACTGGCCATACACTATACTCTTAGCTTAATGTCAGTGCACTTACCAAGCCAGGGCTCAGGAAAAgcatacacaaagaaaaaaaaacagtccctTTAAACTATATGTAACTTCCCTCATTGGTCTTTCTCCTTGgggttttttctgtaaagttaAGCATTTAGCTCTGCACGATCCAGAAAATCTATACGCAGTTTACAGAAGGAAGCATAAATCTCGTGGGTCTTAGCTTCACTTTCTGTTGCCTTCCTTCACCATATGTTTAAAGATAATCAATAAGAAATGATTTCTCTTTGTAAGCATTTTCCTGTTCTGCCGGAAATAATAGCAGTCCCTGCCctaaaatgaaggggagaaaaggaaagtaaCATGTAGcctaagaggagaaaaagaaactgccTAAGCGTTTTTCCAGAGCCAAGCGAAACAAAAACAGCCAATCAAGTGTATTCTTGatgaaaaagatttaaatactCCTGTTCTTAACATCCACGGCACCAACAAGTTTTCAAACTCTGGATTTATACTGCGACTTCCAACAGACCTTCTCTGTTTCGTAATAGCTGTGCTGTGTTTCTGTGTGAGTACACATGGCACACGCAACGCTTGTGTCAGTGTGGAACACTACGGCGAGAAAGAAAGGGCAGTTAAGTCCCCCAAACTGCCTCCTAGGGCAGCGTGAGATGGAAAactacagagagaaaaacaacagatGAAAACAAAATTGCATCCGGTGAGGAAATACAGGATTGCAGACAGCTCTACCCCGTCTTTCCCAGCACAAAACTTTTTGCCACTTGCAGTTTTCATCCTGAGAATTTTCTTACTGAAAACACTATTGAAAGTTTTATGCTAAATGATCTGAAATCCTCTGTTGGGGCTTCTCCAGTATGTAGACTCTCTCTCAAAACTATCCacatttaattgttttcttctggGTTTTTCACAGAAGACTGGAAGAAAACACCAAATGGAATCGTAACAGACTTTTCCTTTGTAATGaagttacaaatatattttacacattttcctgGCTTTCCCCCCTTCAGTCCGTATTATCTACGGAGGCTGTCATATTTCATCAGGGCGGATTATAAATCAGACAAGTTCAGCCTTTCAGGTTGAAAAATGGAGGTGAAAGGCACAGCggaaaatatataaactataattaaaaccATATGACTGGCGATATTGAAGCAGTGCTTGTTGGAGAAAACCCAAGTAAAAATCAAACCTTTTCTGGTGTTAGTGAGACTATCCAGTCCATTCGGGACAAGCACACATCATTtgctaaatattcttttttttttcccttaacagCAAGCGTACCCAGGGAAATGAAATCCTGACAAGGTGGTTGAGGCTATACAGCTATCCTTGTAGCGAACTTCACAGTTCTTACTGTAAAACAGATCTCTTATTTAAAACAGCAATCGcttatttagaaatagagttTAAGACTGGGTAAGGGCCGATTGTACCAGAGAATTACAATGTACCAGAGACTTAAGATGACTATGTGGAAGTGAAAGCCTTTCCTACTTTTCTCTGACGTCTTCGCCATTCGAGACCTGCGAATTCCAGTAAGACACAGAAAATCTAATTACTTACTGTTGACCACAAAGAGTAAGAAGGGACGGAGTGCACACTGTCTCCCCTGCTACATTAGAGAGGACCCTGAATGCTCCTGCCGCACATACATGGCCCTTAGCAGGCAAATGGTGCACATGCATTCAAGGACGCATGGAAATGAAGAACTCTCCAAGTGGCAAAGCCATTCTGGTAAAAAAAACCTCTGACTCTGGTCATCTATCACCAAAGCCACTCGGTCTCTTTCTCCAGAGCATGTCAACGGTCAATTATCAAACTCTCAGTAGACAACGGGAACATCATTTCCAGTACTGCTTTGGGATTCTCATAAACAACTCACGTGGAGCCAGTCACTTACCGCCCAGAAACTGGATTCCTCCAGCCACTCTCCCCACTGTCCTGGAGATGAGCTCCGACACACAGCAGCCCATGAGGGCCGTGAGAGCCACCAGGAGCAGGAGGCCACAGCCCAGGCCGGTCACGATGGTGCAGATCCTCCACTCCGCGCTGGGGATGCCCTGGAACGAGGCATAGCGCCCGCACTCttccaccatcaccatcatctgcCGACTCTCGTCGTGCACGGGGTACGAGCACCTCCGGAAGGTACCGAAGGACACAGCCTTGCCCAGCTGGGACCCCCAGAGCCAGTAAGGCATGAAGAACCCCACGCAGGAGGTGGCAGCACAGAGGAACGAGAGCAGAGCCCAGATCACCCCGGTGCAGGTCAGGCTGGATGCCATCTCTCTCCGGGCAGGGCGCCGAGAGCGCAAAGGGACCgtgctgcagctgctgggggtgccGGAGTAGGTGACGCTGTCACACCGCCGGGGACTGGGCCCGCAGGCAATCCACTGTCCTGCACTGCTCAGTGTCTACGAAGAACGGGACAGCTCTTCAGTCTTCCTGGGCCTCCACTTCCCCTCCTCCGCAGAAAGGGCAGCGATGATCCCTGGGAGAACAAGAAGATGCAGTGAAGGTCTCAGGTGTCTAGTGACGTGATAACGCCAACTCAGCGGCTCCCCAACTGTCAACTACTATGCCTTCAGACTTGCCTCAAGACTTCCAAAGTGGGGAGAACTTCATGTTCTCCATGAACGTCCCTGTAATTCAGGTTTCGTCCAACTAGCTTCAAACTTCTTTGTGTCTTGATCTCCTGTAAATGCTCCCAAACTAACTCTGACAgctgtttacttaaaaaaaaaaaaatgcaggactTCTGTTTACAGGTGAATTCATTTCCTAGGCTCACATGAAAAGTTGTGTAGCGTTTTTATTGACACTAAACACAATTCCAAATATCATCATCAGATGAGCTTGCCCACTTGGTTTGCAAGTCCACGCTCACGATTTGTAGTGACTTCTCTGTGCCCCTTTGGGTGCATTAACTCCCTGCGGGAGCCCACACAAAACAATTAGGATAATTTTCGCAACCGCAAAGCACGATCGATTGAACAAACTTTATGGACCGTCTGCACACTGGAATGGATTGAGCTCTTGGGCCCTTCCAGTGCTCATCCGGTAGCATGTGGGAATCCCTTCCACCTTAACTGTCCTCTCCTCCGGTAGAGGAAGGAAAGCCAGTGTGGGCCTTATTTGCATAGCCGCAGTTTTGATCCACTGGTTCTGATAAAATTATTGGGCCTATCCCTCCAGGTCAATGATTGTCAGTGTCTCATTTGAAAAGCAACACATACTTTCCAGTACCCTGCACTCAACCTCAGTCACTCAAATAGTTGCACATGCGCCCTGGCGGGTGCGGCTCAGGCACTTGCACATCCTTCCggaaaagcaaaaggtcaccggttggattcccggtcagggcacaggcctgggttgcgggttcggatCTCAGACTGGGCATGTAGGACAGGAAACTGgcagatgtctctctctctctctctctctctctctctctctctctctctctctctctcatgcatatttctttccctttctttctccctcccttcccttcgctctagaaataaattaataaaatctttcaaatagTTCCACGTGCATTTGACGaccaccacccccttccctctcaaaaagaGTTCCTGAATCTTTGCCCACCCTTtccatgtaaaaaataaatttgtacaaAAGCACCAAGGCCACGCACCCCCGAGCTCCAGGGCCAGAACTCTCAGCTCCAGCGTGCAGAGTCCCCAGCGAATGTCCCCTTCCCTCGCCTCGCCCCCTTCCCACGCCTCGCCTCTGCGGTCTCCTCTCCACCCACCGCCCCACGCGGAGTCCCGGGTATCACTCCAGGGGAGCTCCGGCTactgtgtttgtttgttgttttttctttttaatcttgtcAACTGCGGTCAACGCCTGCGTTAGCGACTAAAGTTGTCTGTCTGGGTCGTGAGGCGGGGGAAGATGCGTGGGGGTGACAAGGGGAGCTGGGTAAGGAGCGCCTGGGGTACACCGAGACCAGCTCCTCGTCAGTCCCCTGCCGCGGCCtcgcccaccccgcccacccccgtAGACACAGAGGATCCCCGACCCAAAAAGAGGGAGCGAGGCGTTTTCCAGCCGGCCTGCGCAGGGAGGGGACAAAGATGGGAAGGCGGCCACCCCCGGAGGCGGACGCCCAGGGCGGCCGCGGCGGGCTGGGAGAGCGGGGCCGGCACGGGCGCAGGAAGTCGGGACCCCGGGGGCAGCCCGACTCCGGCGTCCGGGGACCAGGGCGCCGCGGGCAGGAGGGCGCGGAGCCAACGCCCCGCGGGCGGCCGGCGCTCTACTCACATGGCCGGCGGGCGGCGGCCGCCTCCCGTCCCCGCGCCGGGCGCGCACTCAACTTGCTGTCTTTCCCGGGCGGAACGGCCACCGCCGCGGAGACCGTCCTTGCTTCTTCGCCGCCGTCCCTAACGGCCACGGAGACTCCGGGCCCGGCTCGGGGGCGAGGGCAGGGGCGGGCGGCCGAGGCTCCTCGGGAGGACGGGCTGCGCCGCCCCCAGTGCGGGGCGCGGGGGCTGGCTCGCAGAGAGGCGAGGACCTCGCTTTGGCAGGCGCGGCACGCACCGCCTCCTCCCGCGGCCGCCCggccctcctctttctcctgtcccctcccctcgcGCCCCGCCGACCCGGAGCGGACGGACCCGGGACGAGGCGCGGCCGGCGGGGACCTTTCCGGcgcgcggggaggggcggggaggggcgcgCCCCTGTGTCCGCCGggatcccagcccagccccgggggcggctccc
It includes:
- the LHFPL6 gene encoding LHFPL tetraspan subfamily member 6 protein encodes the protein MASSLTCTGVIWALLSFLCAATSCVGFFMPYWLWGSQLGKAVSFGTFRRCSYPVHDESRQMMVMVEECGRYASFQGIPSAEWRICTIVTGLGCGLLLLVALTALMGCCVSELISRTVGRVAGGIQFLGGLLIGAGCALYPLGWDSEEVRQTCGYISGQFDLGTCEIGWAYYCTGAGAAAAVLLCTWLACFSGKKQKQYPY